One Miscanthus floridulus cultivar M001 chromosome 11, ASM1932011v1, whole genome shotgun sequence DNA window includes the following coding sequences:
- the LOC136494247 gene encoding ASI1-immunoprecipitated protein 1-like, whose protein sequence is METSKEQASKDYADFEEKVKRTIYIDQLSPQVKESAIKAALAQCANVVSVEFIVNYTIPYEIPCAALVELNDDVQAKAAVDLMNDFPFIIGGMPRPVKATHAKPEMFHDRPPCPGLKKDFCWVKQGDKDYEAMQKLKNLAKRQESENMALIKKLLEEEKELANRQQELLDGNCKKYDMLETLVQNGTMKNLAQRYGINLDN, encoded by the exons ATGGAGACTTCCAAAGAGCAGGCTTCCAAGGACTATGCTGATTTCGAGGAGAAAGTTAAGAGGACGATATATATTGACCAGCTTTCTCCTCAAGTAAAGGAATCGGCCATCAAAGCTGCTCTTGCACAGTGTGCAAATGTTGTCAGTGTGGAGTTCATCGTCAACTACACAATCCCATATGAAATCCCTTGTGCCGCATTGGTGGAATTGAATGATGATGTGCAGGCTAAGGCTGCTGTAGACTTGATGAATGATTTCCCATTCATAATTGGTGGAATGCCAAGGCCTGTAAAAGCTACACATGCCAAGCCTGAGATGTTTCACGATCGCCCTCCTTGCCCTGGCCTTAAAAAAGATTTCTGTTGGGTAAAACAAGGAGATAAGGACTATGAAGCGATGCAGAAATTGAAAAACCTTGCAAAGAGGCAGGAATCTGAGAACATGGCTCTGATAAAG AAACTGTTGGAAGAGGAGAAGGAACTAGCGAATCGGCAGCAGGAGTTACTCGATGGAAACTGCAAGAAGTACGACATGCTGGAAACTCTGGTGCAAAACGGAACCATGAAGAACCTTGCTCAACGCTACGGAATAAACTTGGACAACTGA
- the LOC136494246 gene encoding pathogenesis-related thaumatin-like protein 3.5 produces MEKRASLPLLALLLCFLLSGAARRAESARVFTIINQCKTVIWPAVTPGESFGGGGFALRPGQSMMFTAPVGWSGRIWGRTDCNFDAGGNGSCATGSCGSALKCGSSGATPASLAEFTLASVDYYDVSLVDGFNLPMVIKPVNGQGNCSAAGCDGDLRLSCPSELAVKANGRTVACRSACDVFNTDQYCCRGLFGNPATCQPTFYSKKFKAACPTAYSYAYDDPTSIFTCSDADYVITLKQSVCSYHNNQLVCSDSSRSLAISMSKLMLVLLLSLLAFQFSV; encoded by the exons ATGGAGAAGAGAGCTTCCCTGCCTCTGCTGGCTCTCCTCCTCTGCTTCCTACTGTCAG GCGCGGCGCGGCGTGCTGAGTCGGCCCGCGTGTTCACGATCATCAACCAGTGCAAGACGGTGATCTGGCCGGCGGTGACACCCGGCGAGAGCTTCGGCGGCGGCGGGTTCGCGCTGCGTCCGGGGCAGTCGATGATGTTCACGGCGCCGGTGGGGTGGTCGGGCCGCATCTGGGGCCGCACGGACTGCAACTTCGACGCGGGCGGGAACGGGTCGTGCGCCACGGGCTCCTGCGGCAGCGCGCTCAAGTGCGGGTCGTCGGGCGCGACGCCGGCCAGCCTGGCCGAGTTCACGCTGGCGTCCGTGGACTACTACGACGTGAGCCTTGTGGACGGCTTCAACCTGCCCATGGTGATCAAGCCGGTGAACGGGCAGGGCAACTGCAGCGCGGCGGGGTGCGACGGGGACCTGCGGCTGAGCTGCCCGTCGGAGCTGGCCGTGAAGGCTAACGGGCGGACGGTGGCGTGCCGGAGCGCCTGCGACGTGTTCAACACCGACCAGTACTGCTGCCGCGGGCTGTTCGGGAACCCGGCCACGTGCCAGCCCACCTTCTACTCCAAGAAGTTCAAGGCCGCCTGCCCCACCGCCTACAGCTACGCCTACGACGATCCCACCAGCATCTTCACCTGCTCAGACGCCGACTACGTCATCACATT GAAGCAATCAGTGTGCTCGTACCACAACAACCAGCTTGTCTGCAGTGACTCGAGCAGATCTTTGGCGATCAGCATGTCCAAGCTTATGCTCGTGCTGCTCCTCAGCCTTTTGGCTTTCCAGTTTTCAGTGTAA